The Natrinema sp. DC36 genome includes the window GTTACAGACCGTCTCGGCGGCGTCGTAGCCACCCTCGAGGCCGAACGTGATCATGCCGCCGTAACCCCCCTCGAGGTACTCGCTGGCTTCCTCGTGTGTCTCGTGGCTCTCGAGGCCGGGGTAGTTGACCCAGTCGACCGCCGAGTGCTCCTCGAGGTACTCCGCGACGGCCATCGCGTTGTCGCAGTGCTTTTCCATTCGGAGGGGCAGCGACTCGAGTTTCTGCAGGGTCGTCCAGGCGTCGAAAGGGGACTGCTGATTGCCCAGATCCCGCAGCCCGCGGGTCCGGGCGACGACCGAGAAGGCCATGTCGCCGAACGTCTCGCGGAAGTTGACGCCGTGGTAGGCCGGGTTCGGCTCGGTGATCTCGGGGTAGTCGCCCTCCTCCCAGGGGAACGAGCCGCCGTCGACGAGGATCCCGCCGACGGTCGAGCCCGCGCCGTGGATCCACTTCGTCGTCGAGTTCCAGACGAGGTCCGCGCCGTGCTCGAGCGGCCGGCACAGATACGGCGTCGCGAACGTGTTGTCGACGAACAGCGGCACGTCGTGCTCGTGGGCGATATCGGCGATGCGCTCGATGTCCGGCGTGATGAGCGCGGGGTTGCCGATCGTCTCGAGGTGGACGAACGCGGTGTCGTCGTCGATGGCCTCTGCGTAGGCGTCGTAGTCGAGCGTGTCGACGAACTTCGTCTCGATGCCGCGCTTGGCGACGGTGTGGGTGAGGTAGGTGTAGGTGCCGCCGTACAGCGCCGACGAGGAGACGATGTTATCGCCAACATCCGCGAGGATGAAGGTTGCGAGGTCGAACGCGGCCATCCCCGACGAGGTGGCGAGCGCGCCGACGCCGCCCTCGAGCGTCGCGATGCGCTCCTCGAGCATCGCGTTCGTCGGGTTCATGATCCGCGAGTAGATGTTGCCCATCTCCTCGAGGCCGAACAGCGCGGCGGCGTGGTCCGTGTCGTCGAAGACG containing:
- a CDS encoding O-acetylhomoserine aminocarboxypropyltransferase/cysteine synthase family protein, with translation MSDDSDSEAHRFATNSVHAGQEPDSATGARAPPIYQTTSYVFDDTDHAAALFGLEEMGNIYSRIMNPTNAMLEERIATLEGGVGALATSSGMAAFDLATFILADVGDNIVSSSALYGGTYTYLTHTVAKRGIETKFVDTLDYDAYAEAIDDDTAFVHLETIGNPALITPDIERIADIAHEHDVPLFVDNTFATPYLCRPLEHGADLVWNSTTKWIHGAGSTVGGILVDGGSFPWEEGDYPEITEPNPAYHGVNFRETFGDMAFSVVARTRGLRDLGNQQSPFDAWTTLQKLESLPLRMEKHCDNAMAVAEYLEEHSAVDWVNYPGLESHETHEEASEYLEGGYGGMITFGLEGGYDAAETVCNEVDLASLLANVGDAKTLIIHPASTTHQQLTEEEKLAGGVTDDLVRLSVGIEDVDDVIADLDRAIEQV